Proteins from a genomic interval of Dethiosulfovibrio peptidovorans:
- a CDS encoding amino acid transporter, whose amino-acid sequence MGGNKLNRNLSFMQMIAISSGAVIGGWLAEAPYWFSTTGAGAGFLFPVLAVLLIPVGLAFGELAAMLPFAAGVDVWTTNAYGNTMGFATQWMMFLIQVVEPPMMAFIFATAINHFYPLSGQAMMFVAIASVTIWFFLSNYNISLTGNLSNFFFFSMVVISILVGMSFLLSGHWSMENITLEKGFFPKGGAGIFIAMAIFSLKFIGFEMTPTLIEETNFPPSKIWKIILAALFIPAILYCFITLAIGGMAPWHQIAEMNMPEPELVDLYGLPKIIGILAIVSGLMHAFTTLMGFWTSSARVLYGAAQLNQLPKSFMKVNRHGQPFFSNVIVYLFSVFFCLFTGENWVQYIYAISCIAAGIVYFIACMDVMRLRRIHPEWPRPFRAPGGTILFVIGLIISIWIIAGSCMELDAGGYLSLVIFFAVGYVIYMVSNHYRRTQNLELVTLTPDDIDKP is encoded by the coding sequence ATGGGCGGCAATAAGCTCAACAGGAACCTCAGCTTCATGCAGATGATCGCCATATCATCTGGCGCAGTCATCGGAGGGTGGCTGGCGGAAGCTCCCTATTGGTTCAGCACCACTGGAGCCGGAGCTGGCTTTTTGTTCCCAGTTCTGGCAGTGCTCCTCATTCCCGTAGGTCTGGCTTTCGGTGAGCTGGCAGCTATGCTTCCGTTCGCAGCAGGGGTGGACGTATGGACGACCAACGCTTACGGCAACACTATGGGGTTTGCGACTCAATGGATGATGTTTCTGATCCAGGTGGTTGAACCGCCGATGATGGCCTTTATTTTTGCCACGGCTATCAATCACTTCTACCCCCTCTCAGGGCAAGCTATGATGTTCGTCGCTATTGCCTCGGTAACAATCTGGTTTTTCCTCTCCAACTACAATATCAGCCTCACGGGGAATCTCTCCAATTTCTTTTTTTTCTCGATGGTCGTCATTTCCATCCTGGTGGGGATGAGTTTTTTATTAAGCGGGCACTGGAGCATGGAGAACATAACTCTGGAAAAGGGGTTCTTTCCAAAGGGCGGGGCGGGAATTTTCATCGCCATGGCCATTTTCTCCCTTAAATTCATAGGATTCGAGATGACACCCACTCTCATAGAGGAGACGAACTTCCCTCCCAGCAAAATATGGAAAATCATCCTTGCAGCCTTGTTCATACCGGCAATTCTCTACTGTTTCATAACGTTGGCTATCGGAGGCATGGCACCATGGCATCAGATAGCCGAAATGAACATGCCAGAACCCGAGTTGGTCGACCTTTACGGACTCCCGAAAATTATAGGAATTCTGGCCATCGTCTCGGGACTCATGCATGCCTTTACAACTCTTATGGGGTTTTGGACCTCCAGCGCTAGAGTGCTTTACGGAGCTGCTCAATTGAACCAGCTCCCCAAGAGCTTTATGAAAGTCAATCGCCACGGTCAGCCGTTCTTCTCAAACGTGATAGTCTACCTGTTTTCCGTGTTTTTCTGTCTCTTTACCGGTGAGAACTGGGTCCAGTACATCTACGCCATCTCCTGTATCGCTGCCGGGATCGTTTATTTCATCGCATGCATGGACGTTATGCGCCTTCGCAGGATCCATCCCGAGTGGCCTCGTCCCTTCCGTGCACCAGGTGGCACCATTCTGTTCGTCATCGGTTTGATTATATCGATCTGGATCATTGCGGGTTCATGTATGGAGCTCGACGCCGGCGGCTATTTATCCTTGGTCATTTTCTTCGCCGTCGGATACGTCATTTACATGGTCTCCAATCACTACCGTCGAACCCAAAACCTTGAGCTCGTGACCCTGACACCTGACGACATCGACAAACCGTAG
- a CDS encoding isochorismatase: protein MKINDRYCSFYYELDDDYGEISFERDRTALLIVDMQNYFLNRPKTKGMSERKRAYYAKWEPFYNRIDSVVLPNNQHLLAAFREKGMLVCHARITSQLADGRDRSIDQKATGFNELLLPMGSPEAEITPSLSPIKDEIVVMKTTDSAVSGTSLRLMLHNCGIQSVVVTGVFTDQCVSGTVRSLADESFSVWLIEDACAAATQEIQEHELKVLNNIYCHVINTDEVLKNL from the coding sequence ATGAAAATCAACGACCGCTATTGTTCGTTCTACTATGAGCTGGACGATGACTATGGGGAGATCTCTTTCGAAAGGGATCGAACCGCTCTTCTTATCGTCGACATGCAGAATTATTTCTTGAACCGCCCCAAGACCAAGGGAATGAGTGAACGAAAGCGGGCCTACTACGCCAAATGGGAACCATTTTATAATCGGATCGATTCCGTGGTCCTGCCAAATAACCAACATTTGCTGGCTGCCTTTAGGGAGAAGGGTATGTTGGTCTGTCATGCCAGAATCACCAGCCAACTAGCGGACGGGCGAGATCGCTCTATAGACCAGAAAGCCACTGGCTTCAACGAACTTCTACTTCCCATGGGCTCTCCGGAAGCCGAAATCACCCCCTCCTTGTCCCCAATCAAGGACGAGATCGTGGTGATGAAAACTACCGACAGCGCGGTGAGTGGTACGTCTCTTCGTCTCATGCTCCATAATTGTGGCATTCAAAGTGTGGTCGTTACGGGGGTCTTCACCGATCAGTGCGTCTCAGGAACTGTGCGCAGCCTGGCCGACGAAAGCTTTTCCGTCTGGCTCATTGAGGATGCATGCGCTGCTGCCACCCAGGAGATCCAGGAACACGAGCTCAAAGTCCTCAACAACATCTACTGTCACGTCATAAATACCGACGAAGTGTTGAAAAACTTATAA